The proteins below come from a single Anaerolineales bacterium genomic window:
- a CDS encoding ABC transporter ATP-binding protein → MSDLAIRVEDLGKRYHIGPHVAGYRTLRETLLGAAKAPFRRFSNSLRGNRNSDEMLSIWALRHVNFEVRQGEVLGIIGRNGAGKSTLLKLLSRITEPTEGMAAIRGRVGSLLEVGTGFHPELTGRENIFLNGAILGMKRAEISRRFDDIVAFAEVEKFIDTPVKRYSSGMYLRLAFAVAAHLEPEILLIDEVLAVGDAAFQRKCLGKMSDIAHEGRTVLFVSHNMSAILRLTNETIVIEKGNIVMRAPSVEAVDYYMTSGLSQTGERIWSDDARAASLAPFRPVSLRVLNDRGTVAERVFAKEGFNVEFTYELGENVQGLRTGIYLFTARGEPVFTSFDTDDPQRYEQFAIRKAGRHTSRCHIPAYFLNEGTFVLGVNASVFQVQSYFTDAYALTFSVDGTAVPGSQWQEPRRGPVRPALQWEIVQMEEKPS, encoded by the coding sequence ATGAGTGATCTGGCCATTCGCGTCGAGGATCTTGGCAAGCGGTATCACATCGGGCCGCACGTGGCCGGTTATCGCACTCTTCGGGAAACGCTGTTGGGAGCAGCGAAGGCGCCCTTCCGGCGGTTCTCCAATTCCTTGCGCGGAAATCGGAACTCGGATGAAATGCTCTCGATTTGGGCGCTTCGCCACGTCAACTTCGAAGTTCGTCAGGGCGAGGTGTTGGGCATCATCGGACGCAACGGTGCGGGCAAAAGCACGCTGTTGAAGCTGCTCTCGCGCATCACCGAACCCACGGAGGGGATGGCCGCCATTCGCGGCCGCGTGGGATCGTTGCTCGAGGTCGGCACGGGCTTTCATCCCGAACTCACGGGCCGGGAGAACATCTTTTTGAACGGCGCCATTCTGGGCATGAAGCGCGCGGAAATCAGCCGCAGGTTCGACGACATCGTCGCGTTTGCGGAGGTCGAGAAATTCATCGACACGCCGGTCAAACGCTATTCCAGCGGCATGTACCTGCGCCTGGCGTTTGCCGTCGCCGCACATCTCGAACCGGAAATCCTGTTGATCGACGAGGTACTCGCCGTCGGCGACGCGGCGTTCCAACGCAAGTGCCTGGGCAAAATGAGCGACATCGCCCACGAAGGTCGAACGGTTTTGTTCGTCAGTCACAACATGTCGGCCATCCTGCGGCTCACCAATGAAACGATCGTGATCGAAAAGGGTAACATCGTGATGCGCGCGCCGTCGGTGGAGGCGGTGGATTACTACATGACTTCCGGATTGTCGCAAACGGGAGAGCGCATCTGGAGCGATGATGCCCGCGCGGCGTCCTTAGCTCCTTTCCGGCCGGTCTCGCTGCGTGTACTGAACGATCGGGGTACGGTTGCAGAACGAGTTTTCGCGAAGGAAGGATTCAACGTCGAATTCACTTACGAATTGGGAGAAAACGTCCAGGGCCTGCGTACGGGGATCTACCTTTTCACTGCCCGCGGCGAGCCCGTTTTCACCTCGTTCGATACGGATGATCCACAGCGCTACGAACAATTCGCCATACGCAAAGCCGGACGTCACACCAGCCGCTGCCACATTCCCGCATATTTCCTCAATGAAGGAACTTTTGTGCTCGGGGTAAACGCCAGCGTGTTCCAGGTACAGTCGTACTTCACCGATGCCTACGCCTTGACCTTCAGCGTGGACGGGACGGCCGTGCCGGGGAGTCAATGGCAGGAACCCCGCCGCGGCCCGGTCCGGCCGGCGCTGCAGTGGGAGATCGTCCAGATGGAGGAAAAGCCTTCGTGA